In Equus quagga isolate Etosha38 chromosome 14, UCLA_HA_Equagga_1.0, whole genome shotgun sequence, one DNA window encodes the following:
- the LOC124225889 gene encoding olfactory receptor 10G7-like: MANLSLVTTFILMGLPHAAPLDTLLFGIFLVIYVFTVVGTLLILLVILVDSHLHTPMYYFLTNLSFIDMWFSTVTVPKMLMSLVSPGDKTISFHSCVAQLYSFHFLGSTECFLYTVMSYDCYLAISYPLRYSSMMSGRMCALLATTTWLSGSLHSAFQTVLMFRLPYCGSNQIQHYFCDAPPILNLACADTSANEMMIFVNIRVVASGCFLLIVLSYVSIVCSILKIRTSEGRHRAFQTCASHCTVVFCFFGPGVFIYLRPGSKDAVDGVVAVFYTVLTPLLNPVVYTLRNKEVKKSLLKLKSKSIFTHSK, translated from the coding sequence ATGGCAAACTTGAGCCTCGTGACAACATTCATCCTCATGGGCCTTCCCCACGCAGCACCACTGGACACCCTTCTCTTTGGAATCTTCTTGGTGATTTATGTGTTCACGGTGGTGGGGACCTTGCTCATCCTGCTGGTGATCCTGGTAgattcccacctccacacccccatgtactacTTCCTGACCAACTTGTCCTTCATTGACATGTGGTTCTCCACAGTCACTGTGCCCAAAATGCTGATGTCCTTGGTCTCCCCAGGCGACAAGACTATCTCCTTCCACAGCTGTGTGGCCCAGCTCTACTCCTTCCACTTTCTGGGGAGCACCGAGTGTTTCCTCTACACTGTCATGTCCTATGACTGCTACCTGGCCATCAGTTACCCACTCAGGTACAGCAGCATGATGAGTGGGAGAATGTGTGCCCTCCTGGCCACAACCACGTGGCTCAGTGGCTCTCTGCACTCTGCATTCCAGACCGTATTGATGTTCCGTTTGCCCTACTGTGGGTCCAACCAGATCCAGCATTACTTCTGTGATGCACCGCCCATCCTCAACCTGGCCTGTGCAGACACTTCTGCCAATGAGATGATGATCTTTGTCAATATCAGGGTAGTGGCTTCAGGCTGCTTTCTCCTGATAGTGTTGTCCTATGTGTCCATTGTCTGTTCCATCCTGAAGATCCGCACCTCAGAGGGGAGACACAGAGCCTTTCAGACCTGTGCCTCTCACTGCACTgtggtcttttgtttctttggccCTGGTGTTTTCATTTACCTGAGGCCAGGCTCTAAGGATGCTGTGGACGGAGTTGTGGCAGTTTTCTACACAGTGCTGACACCTCTTCTAAACCCTGTGGTATACACCCTGAGGAACAAAGAAGTGAAGAAATCTCTGCTCAAGCTGAAAAGTAAATCAATATTCACTCACAGTAAATAA